In Podarcis raffonei isolate rPodRaf1 chromosome 8, rPodRaf1.pri, whole genome shotgun sequence, the genomic window TAGGTAAGTTTATTTTGTGTCTTTGGTTTTGACATCTAACTTGGCAACACTGCAATTTAGCAGCATCCAGTCGCTGATGTGCTTTACGCTGCAAATGGTATCACAACTCGGTTTCCAGACTTCTGGAGTCCAAATCACATCCTGTAGCCAAGTGGGCGGTAGGGTTTAATTAGGATGATAGTCAAAATACTTGACCCCCCCCTCCAGATTCCTAATCATGATTGCCCTACCCCCACCAGTTTAGAAGGCAGGGGAAGAAAATAAACAGATAGAAAGGCAATAATATTGGGAAAGGCTGAGATTTGTAGTGTATGAAACAAAGTAGGCTCCCAGCAATCCCACAAAAAGCTTGGATTATCCCAGACTTATGCACCCAGTACTCCAGAGGAGTGTCGTCTGCCTAGTACCGAACCATCACTTCTGCCCCAATGCTACTTTCTGTGGGTACAAGCAAGATGCTGTGCAACAAGTGGGCCTGCTGTGGTCAGATTTACCCACATCCTTTGCAAGGTTTATGGCTATGCTTTTCCCCCTGAGAAAAGTTAAGATGCTGGAGAATCTGGATTCTGCCCCTTGTGCCACTATCTGCATTTTTTCTGTTCTTGTACTGAATTGCAGAATACAAACCTTCCGTGATCATCAGAGGTGGCAGCACATTTCCTACCTGGCTGGACAGCAATGCCCGATGCAGGGAGATGGTTATGGAGCACCAGGTTCTGTGAATAGTCACAGAATATTCTCCAAGAGACAATCTGCTCTGCATCACACGGCTGTTTGGGACTGTAGTACTTAGTCCTGCCAGGGTCTACACAGCTTGCTTTGACAAATAAGCAGCCCAGGGGCAAGTCCTGTGGCTTCAGTGGGTAGGCAACATATTCAACCTCTTTTTTCCCATCTGTAAATTGGAATTAACAATGGACTACCTTGCAGAGTTGTTAAGTAGGCAAGCACAGGAAGGATTGCAAATTCCTTTGCAAAATAAATGTATTGCCTATAGTGTGAAAATATATGTTCCCAAGCTGTGTCCACCAGTGGCACCACTTCTCAACATAAGTGAGAAGCGCCTGGAAGCCTCGCTTATAATCCTAGGTGGGAggaactctgcatatgctcaagTGTTCCCCATGTTGCGGGCCTGAGAACTGGATAGGTTCTGAAGTCAAAGGAAGGAACCTGGACTGTGAATGTTGTTCAAGGGAGGATCGGTGTCCATGGCAAGCCAAAAGTGACtcactctcttcctccctccctctcgctcTTGATGTGGCTCAGCTTCCTGGCCTGACAAGGATATTTCCTCCTCCCCTGCTGAGCTGGCAGCTATGGAAACGGCAAGCCTTGCTCTCTCAGAACAGACCTTGGCAAAGAGGCCCTGCTCAGACTGGAACGGTTTGCAGTGGTGGGAGCTCACTAGGattgccccccgcccccattgcTCCGCTTTCCAACTTTGGCCAAGGGGATTTGCTAGATAAGCAACCTGCTGGTACCCGCAGGCCAGAGGGACATGAGCTCAGGGACAGTGGCAGTGGCCCCTGTGGCCAAGAACGTGATGGTGTATCGCAACGGGGACCCCTTCTTTCATGGCAGGAAGTTCGTGGTGAGCCACCGGCGGTTCCTGACCTTTGAGGCCTTTTTGAACGAGGTGACCAGCACAATCCATGCCCCCATGGCCATCAGAAGCATCTACACCCCCCGGCATGGGCATCGGGTCTCCGACCTGGGCGAGCTGCAGAATGGGTGCCAGTACGTTGCAGGAGGCTTTGAGAGATTCAAGAGACTGGAGTGAGTAGGCACTTGGAGGCTGGCTGTGTTGCCTGCCATACTGATGGCAGCAGaatatctgcccccctccccaaccccaaatAATCCCAGGCTCTCTGCAGAAAATAAGCTCCACCGACTCTGAATCTGTTAGCTATGTTGACTGGCAGAGAGGGATGAAGTCAGGTATGAGGGCATTGATTTCCTACCCCAAATGAGGGTGTCTTCTCACCTGGGGCACCGCAGGATGCCAGATTTTTTCTTCAAAGGAGCTGCCtgccggggtgggtgggtgggactgcATAGAGGGAAGTTAGGCTTTCAACCCAGCTGTCCTGCACCATTTCTGCAGATAAAAATTGTCCTCCCAAGCTGCAGTTCGCTCTGTAGGGAAACATGTGCCGGTTCAATGTGCATGTTTTTCTCCTGTGGAGCAAATAACAggattggggggtgggaaggtcATTTAAACCCAAAAGACCATGCCAAACAGAGTTAACGCTTTCTCCCGTATGATGTCCCTGATCCAATCCAGAGCCTTCAATGTTTTTGTTTTCACATACAGCCGCCTCGTGGCTGTGAGCGTTTTAGGAATATGTTTGGGAGGTGACTAGAAATAGACACTGAATCTCGCTGTGTTTGGCAAGTCGTCTTATAAGAAAACTCCCTCGGAGAGCTCCCTCTGCTGGCACGtggtattttatttgtttatttattaaatttccatgctGCCCTATCCCCGTAGatgtcagggcggttcacatcgTAAAATTctcatataaaacacacacaaaatacataagaagcataagaacaaagacaacccaataatccccgctcccaccacacatttaaaagggcatcagatgtcattccgcccaaggcctggttgaagaggaacgttttctctGGGCACctaagtgtataatgaaggcaccaactgaacctctctggggagagcattccacaaacagggagccactgcagaaaaggcccgtttttGTGTTGCCAACCTCCGGCCTCCTTGCGGTAGGATCTCCTACATGAGTCCTGATGGGATGAGTGGAAGTTAAGAGCATAAGCAGAGcccacctgctggatcaggccagtggcaatCTAGCCCATCACCCtttaccccccaacatttctctgatgaaaatagggacgtcctattcagtggtagtaatagtaataccccacccatctgattgggttgccccagccactctgggtggcttccaatgtatataaaaaccataataaaatattaaacatttaaaaacttccctattcaggggtgccttcagatgtcttctgaagtagggttgccatatgtctgggttttcctgAACACGTCTGGGAATCATTGTCAAAATGTTGTCCGGGCAACTagggtgatttttaaaataaaaatgcttttaaaaatcccCCCAAAGGCCCAAAGACTTACTTGTTTTTTGGTCAAcaactttgtccagattttcGCTCTTGGGAATATAGCAACCCCATTCTAAAGGTtgtaattacttatctccttagctcaAGGGTCGCATAACTGCatcccctcccacatttctctgatgaaaggaggaaaagcagcacattctgggatcaaatcagaaactggaacagcttctgtaaatccaggactgtccctggaaaataggggcacttggagggtctctcATCCTGTTCTTACTCTGGCGCTCTGGGAAACgcacaaggaggacctgagtgccACAGCAACACCCTTCCCATTTGGGATTCCCGTACCCATACAGGAAGCCCCACAATGGGCTGTTGTGTCCTAGGAAGACTGCCCTCCTGGATTGTGACAGCAGCAAGTCTGTGATGTCAGCCCACAAACATCACAGGCATTATCCTCAGCAAGTATTGTGTATGCGTGGGCTCCTGACATACAAAGCTGATGTGCAAGGTAACGGAACAGTCTGAATTTCAGTGCCTCTTATCCCACAGTCCGCTGGGAATAAAGCCAATCTACTGGCAGGCAACAAAGGCTGCTTTAAGGAGCGGTGTATCTGGTGGTCAATGTTTAGTGCAGCCTTCcttaacctggtgcccttcagatgctttggactacagctcccatcggccccagctaACATGGCCCAAAACAGGGGTGGGTGTCCAAAGTCTAGTGGCTTTTGGAGGGTCCCAGAGAGAAGAGGTGACTCAGCCCTTTGCCTGAGACTTGTGGAGAGTGGCTGAGGTGaataattatgattattattaggaGAGAACTAGAACCTTTCTGCAAGTGCTTTTGACTTTGGAGGTCATGGCTGAGGTTTCGGAGGGCCAGGGCACACAAGTCTAATGAGGCTGCTATTGAGGAGCTATATTTTGCTAGAAATAATGGGGGGGCATGTTggacttaataaatatttctagaagtgtttctcattttttaagAGAAGTGGTTCTTCTTGTCTGTACACTCTTCTAGGAGCTGTGTGTGGAGGGTTGGTGAAGTCACCTGTAAGTAATCTTGCTTGGGGAGGCTTTTCCTCTTGTGATTTGGCTGCCTTTGCTTGCTGATTTGATGGTAGCATTTATTGTACTCCATGAAATAAGGACACCAGCTTGATCACTGCCATTAACCAGAGGAGGGCATGTCGACAGGCCTGTTCAgttgtttaaatttttaaaaagacaagccAGTCTTTTTTATGATTGTTTTGTACTGTTGTGTGGCACTTTacgggtgtgtgggtgtatgcGTGCATTGTTGTACATTGCCTTAATATATTTTATGGGAGTaggcagtttataaatattttaaagaaatattttgttttaacatGCCGTTTCCCACTTTCGGGGCCTTTGGGCCAAAAAGTGTATAATTTGTAGAAGTAGTCATAATCATATATTAGAGACTGGATTAGGACCCGTCTTCACTTGCTCCTCAAGAGCGTTGGGGGATTTTAATCGCCATTGACAGTTAGGGatgttggcagaagagaaaggtcagtgggagacagacagagaggcaGCTGTTTGGCAGGTTGCATTTTGGGGGGCTGTTACAGTACGAAGCTGGGGGTCGTTTCTGGCTTTTGTAAACCATAGTGTCTCTGGCTTTGTTTGGTCACCTCCAAAGAGTCACTATTTTCTGGGAGAGGGGCGGGATTCAAGGGAACACCATAACTTTAGGTTTGTACAACCATTAACGTTGTTCAccactcctgctcaggctgcacagaaaaaaaaactggttctagaaatttgttctgattgtgcagataaaatataatggatagcaTTCTACAGGATGtgatattagtgtgtgaaaacaatcaagatccaatgatccccaggcatgtacCTTCAGATGATGGAGATGTCAGGCGCTATCCTGGCTCCCTGCATCTTCATTTGTTCGCAAGTGGCCGATAGTCAGGTTCAAAATGCACCTGgctcctggctaatttcgaacactgggaataaagcagcagcagcagcagcagcagcagcagcaatgaccatggtgctgctggtgcctgcctgcttgctcacCCCTGCAAATCCTGGAGGGCACCCCTGCTATACCACAGCACTTTGTTGCAGATCCAACTAGTTTTTTTAATTAATCACCCAAATGTTGCTGTTTGTAAAGATCACATTGGTTTTGTCAAGGGACATTAATTCCACCAAACAAGAAGCTGTAAAGCTAAATTACATGTCCAATCCATAGCAGGGGAGAGTGAGACTTGGCAACAGTAGACTTAACCAGACCCAATCAGTGAGCCAGACTTGAGTTGGGATTTGACCTCTGCTTGCTCACCCTGTTCATTTTCTTCCCTCATTGCTTTGACAGCTATCTAAACCCTGGAATGAAGCAGCTCAATGGGAACCAGAAGAAAGACAGAGTGCAGGTGAGTTCCAGAGTGGGGCAGGGAAAGGCCTCGGCTGTTTGTAAGAACCTGATGCTGCTTTAAAGGATGAGCAGTTTAAAGCGGttttcacaaaaacaaacaaacaaaaagaacttttaaaaatatttattggcacATTAGGCACTGTGGAAGCAAAAGAATAAGCTTTGCCTTCAGGCTTACAGTCTGgaaaagtttctctctctgcttGGCCCACCCACTCCAATATAGTCCAGTCTCTGAGAAGCCTGCAATGCAGTGAAGCAAACCTGCAAGAGGGCTCTGAACTgctctgtttctgtgtttttaggctcagtagaaagcagctgtgattttaaatgtttggtgttttattatgcttttatatttgttggaagccacccagaatggctggggcaaccggtcagatgggtgggggtactaCTACTAATGTGTTTGTACACAAATTGCAATGCCTGGTGGCTGATGCAAGTAAGTTATCCACCCACCCACTGATTTTTCTCTTAAATATAGCAACAAGACCTTGAACTATCTATCACTGTTGTGATTCTACTTAGGTCGAAAGGCAAGCAGTGGCGGGGTACAGAATGGTCCACTCATTGAAGATGGTGATATGAATTATATAGGTTAACCTCTGAAGAGTAAATCTGCGGAGGAAGGTCTGAATCTTCCTCAGGCTGAGTGGAACCCCTTGAGTTAGTCCCATCCACCTTACAAGACTAAAAATCATACAATTGTAAGAGATGGAAGGGAAccacgtgggtcatctagtccaaccccctttaatgcaggaatctttggcccaacttggggctcaaacccattaccctgagatcaagagtttcatgctctaccaactgagctgtgtaAAGCTTTAGTCACTATAGCAGCAGGATGTGCACTCAGCAAGCCATTGTGAAGGAGGCTTCTTTCTGTGTTGGTGACAACAGAAAGACCTTGTCTTAGCAGTGCCTCTTAGGAACAGGCCTGCCAAGGCCACAATGATTCACTGTTGTGTGCTGTGTGCCATAGTTCTGGGCTTAGCGGGGAGGGCAGCAGCCCATTTAACCTGTTGTTGGCTGTCTGGTTTCAAATTCTGAGTTTGAACTTTAGAATGCATAAACCGGTCAGGCTTTCCTGGGCTGCCTCTGTCTTCTGAGTCACCCCATGCCTGTCGCTTGTCAGACTTGGtcctccctcccctcttctgGTCTTCCAAAAATCAGATTGTAAGGTTGCTGGGGTAGAGACCCCTGTTGGTCTCTCTTTTCTGTTTATGCTTATCTGCAGAGCACCAAGAGCACGGCTGGAGATCTCTTGTTGTCAATAACAATTTTGGTGTTTCTGGTCTTCAGAGCTACCCAGTTATTCCCCAGAAGATGCCTGTTTCGACACAGTGGAGGAAGCAGGCAAACTTGCCCTGCATTATACAGTGAGTGACTCCCTGGCTGCTTCTGACAATTTCCCCTTTGGAGCAGTAGAGAACTAAAACAAATGTTCTTTggacagtggtggtggggggagtacagggatcattaggaaagggtgCTGAAGGCAGAACATGCCCCATCCCTCACTCCAGGCCTGGTTCAAGCCATGTTTCTTGACTGTCATAGGGGTAAACTTCTTGGCACAAGGGCTTCGTGCTTTTAGCTGGTGTgtggttagcaaaaatgtataaatctgaattGAATACCTGTTGGATACAAGGCGGCTTGGAGGTTCCTGAAGCAACAGTGGCATTAAGTGTCTTGTTGTATGTAGTTGGTGGATTTGGTGGTCATCATTGTATACCATCAGTGTATACCATTCATACACTGGTTCATCTTGGTCAGCAttgttctccagagtttcaggccaggttctctcccagccctaccaggtgCCACTGGGGTTTCAACTGGGACCTTCCATATGCAACCCTGCCACAGAGCCACGCCCCTTCCCAAAGGAAGGGAGAGCTTACACATACAGGTGACTATGGAAATCATGCCCCATGCAGCCTGTCCCTTTGCTTCTCTGTTGAAGTGTTTTCCGCAACGGGGACCTGCTAAGCCCCCCCTTCCGCCTGATCCTCAACAAGAGCACCCTGCAGGAGTGGAGTGCCGTCCTGTCCATCTTGTCAATCAAGGCGAACCTGCGGACTGGGGCTGTTAGAAGGTGAGTACTTTGAACAAGCTCCACCCCTTTGCCTGCCTTTCACTTTCCAGCAACGAGATTCTTTGGGAAATGGACCCAAAGGTTTTTGTCTCCTAGGAGGCACCTCTATGGGGAATTTATTGAATTCTGGAACACTGGCTATTTATATGTTGTTTAATGCCAAAATAGACTTTTAAGTAGTTTACAAGGAGAAAAACCAGCTGGGAATGATATGTTTGCAGTATGGGGCTGCCTTTCCaaaggtgtagtggttagagcattggatgatgacctgggaaaccaaggttcgaacccctactcagtcatgaagctcactgggcggcCTTCGGCCAGTCACTCTCTGaccaacccacctcacagggttgttataaggataaaatggggaagaatCCCGCCTTGAGCTTGAaggagaggtgggatataaatgccataaataaataaaagtaattgGCATTTGCTAGATTCTTCCTCTGAAAGTGCCCATTCCTAGGAATATGTGCAACAAGGTTTGTTGACTAGGGATTACAAGCAACCACGTGGTCTGTAGGACGAGATCTGCACTCTGTTTTATATAGGCATCACATCACTGTCATGGTTTTCCTCCCAAGGAATTCAGGGAACTGTAATTTGGCAATTCTGCTCAAAGTCCCAGGCTGTCAACACAGTTCCCAAGGGAAGACAGTGACATTTAAACCCACATTGTTTTGTGCTGTAGGTTTAATGTTTGAATAGAATACtaattcatcattattattattattattattattattattattattattttatagaaATGCAGAAAGGTGCAAAGTCCGTTCTCAAGGCTTTGTAAGCATTTTGGTTTGCTAGTTTCACTTCAAATTTATAGTGAAGTTTCAGAAACTACTTTATACTGAGGCAGGCCAttagcccatctagctcagtattgcccacactgactggcagtggctttctagGGTTCTCTCCCAtgcaaaggttgttttctgcatgcgaagcaggtgCTGCACCACTGACCTATGGTCCTTCTCCATTCAAATATAGAACTTTCTCTCCATCCTCAATCTCATTCCCCGTTTAGATTTCCCTGCCTGTTATAGATATTTGCTTTTCTGTCTCTGGCCAGGCTCTGCAAGCTCAATGGCGATGCCGTCTCCACTGGTGAAGATCTGGTGAGCGGCAACTACTACGTGGCGGTGGGCCTGGAGAAGTACAAAGACCTGCCCTACTTCGAATTGCTGGTGCCCCCAAAGATAACACACCAGCCAATTCGGTAGGTGGCTGAAGTCACTGGGGGCCAATTCAAGTGCCACTCCTTAGATGGCTACAAGTCTGTAAACACCAGCCCCTCCCCATTCCTTCGTGGTTGTGTTCATGCTGCTAAAACTTGTTCAGTACCTCTTcttcaaaataaaaatcattCATAATTGTATTTGTAGGCCACTTTTctacaaaataaataatgctCTTACAACCAAGGAAACAGGAATGCATTTCAAAATCAAACAGTGCAAAAACAATGTCCTAATTACATAGTAAAACAACACAATAGCAGATATAACAATGTACCAAAGGCAACTTTTTAGCACtataagaattattattttaaaataaatcttacCTGTCCAGACCCTCTTTCCCTAACTAAACTTATCCCTGTGTGGGCCGCAGTGAATTTCCTGCTTCTATGATTACAGGGACCACTCAAATAGCAGAAGAATGAGCCACAATCGAGGGGTAAGTTTTGGTGACTTCTCCAGGGATGGTGCTGACCagggattctgctggttgaaggggGAAGGGCAGGGACAAGACTTCCAGATGGGTCGGTGTGTCATATGGTGTGTTTGGTGGTGCTCATGCAGAATGGGCAGCCCATGTTTTTTCTCAGATATTTTAtgagaaaaatattttattctagaTTTTCCCTTTCTggaaaaatccattttttgaaAAAGGGTTTCCAGTGATCATCAGGTAGTACCCAAGGAGATGTTAGATTCTTCAAAAATAGTGTGATTTCTGCAAAACGCTTGCTTCCCTGTGTGATGTATTGGGCTGGTCCACCCCCATTTCATCAAGTAAAAGAGATCCCAGGGAAGCCGAAATCTCACATTGCTAAATATCAGTGCATAGGATTTCCTGACGTCGTGCCACGGCTCAAAACCCAGTTGAAATGTAGAGATAGACTTTGGTTCCTCTACTTGGAATTCCAGCCCTCTGGGTCTGcctgtctttttaaaatgaagcagCCTTGGGTTAAGTTAacaataaatttgatttattcACAATTACCCTGGTGGGAATTTTATATCTTCTTTTTTTCCAGTTAGCTAAGCTCCACCTGGCTCCGCTAGAGGGGTCCAGTGACTCAGCACTCCTTGAACCGCCACAACAGGTAGAGAAACATAAACAGCAGCTCTGGGGAAATGGGGGCTTCTCCTCACGCTTCTCTTTCGTGTTGACTGAAAAAGGGAGCTTGTGATTACATGGTCAGCAGTAAAAGTGCACAAATAATATTACTGCAAAGAACTTAACAAAGACCCCTAAGGTTTGTACAGCCTTAAAAATTCATTGatgtcatatttttaaaaacaagtttttATTGTATGTATCTCTCCCTTCCATTATTAAATACTTCTATCCGCCCCCCAAGAAAAGCAAATGGTGGCTCTTGATATGCCATTTGGGACATAAATGTTTGAACCATTTAAGATAGGGGTGAGCAATCTCCAGACTTCAGGCCAGATTTGGCCCTGTGTGGGTTCCAGTTTGGCCTGTGAgactgttttccccaaaccacacccatctTCCCCATACCTGATGTCATACAGAATAATAgattcatagaactgcagagttggaaggtaccccaaatGTGttatagtccagtcccctgcaatgcaggaatctcaacacatggtcttTCATCCAGTTTTAAACCATACTGGATCCTGCTTAGCTCTGCAAATGTAACATCAGGTATAGACATAGGTAGATCATCTGCATGACCAAATTCCCTGTGGGGCACTTGATCATGGTTCATTGCCCATCAGCAGGTGAACTCAACCCATGGTTGCACAGCCAATCCCTCCAGAATGCAGCTTTGCCAAGCATAGGCCTGCCCAAGCTCCTCTTGCTGCAGCCCCCAATCAGCTAGCATCGTAATGACCCTGTGAGGGTGGGAACAGAAGGTGATCAGGCCCACTGGGCCAGGAAGACTCCACACCCCAATTTGAGATGGTGTGTTTTCAAAGTGGAGAAATCTCCATGAGGTTGCCATCGAGTCCACCCTCTAGAGCTAGAGAGTGATGACAAATGATGGATGTGCTGAAAGCACTTGTTCTCTGGCTATCCAAGTCTGCCATTTTATTTTGTGGGGACCCTTTCCCCAagtttgcttcagcatgagaataTGGAGTGGGAAAAGTCATCCTGTGGTGTGTCTTCCACCTTAGCAATTATTGTGTGGAAACAGCCCTGCTTCTCCCTCAAACCTGATGGTCAGCTCAAAAGTGACAAGGTAgcacacatggttctcttccCCATTGTTGTCCTCACAACTCTGGGAGGTAGGGTAGCCTGGGAAGctatgactggctcaaggtcacccagcggccgagtggggatttgagccctagtctcctgggtcctagtcccATGTTCTAAtaactacaccacactagctttcttttttttggtGGAAAGAACCTAGTTGTGTCAGCAGTGAAATGTGAGTGTAGGAGCTCACAAGTGACAGCCATGGCAACTTGTGCGATTGTGAAGAAACACCTGACCTGAGCATCAGCACTCATAAATGTGGAGATGATGGGGCTCCCAGCTCAAATAAGGCACCACTCCTAAAAATAAATTTCTCCTGAGAATGATAAAATTGTCTCACACTTGCAGCTGAACCTTCGGAGAGTGCAGTCCACAGGGATTGTGCAGAAGGAGAGCAGCCAGAATCTTTCCGCGGTGACGCGGAAAGGCAGGAAGCACATGCGCAAGGAGGCAGACTCCATCTTCCACGCCAAGCCAGGCCAGGTCGGGCGTATCAGGAGGAACTCAAACCAGAATTCTGACCAaggtaaaaaggaaaaggaggtttTCTTGCTTGGAAACTCTGTCAGCTAAGCCAGCCCCACCagacctcctcctctccctcccctcaacTGTCATCCTGggggcagccattctctcaggCTGCCTCAGGGGGAGAGATGCGAAGCAACAGGGCTAATGTAATCAGCTTTGCTGGAGGATCATTTCCATCAGGCCCCAcctgcccctgaactgtgccagctggtcAATATAGGAACAGCTGTGCAGTGCCTGAGTTTTtgattttcctctcccctccctgttcTTTTTCCCTTGTGTGTTGTGTGAATTTTTAGATGATAAGCCTGTCTTGTTTTGATtgcatgtaagccactctgggagccttttgggCTGAAGAGCAGAGTACAAAtgttataaatgaatgaatgaatgttgcaCATAACACAAAGGTAGCCTCATtggtcattaaaaaacaaaactcaaatcACTATGAGGGGCAGTGTATTCATTCAGGCCAACCAAATGTCTTTATTGGTTGGTTTAATATGGATTGTAGTATCCTTAATACAGTAGTAATAAAGATGGTAGAATTCACATAAAGCCCAACCGCATGTAGTATGACCGGTGTGTGTGCAGTGAAGGTTGTGGAAGGTCTCGGGTTGAGCCATCTTGATTTAAATTTAGGCTGTGCCCCCTGAAGGTTCTGTCTTcctgtcttccatgaatttgtccttaGCTGGTGGCAAGAACTGTGTTTTGGCGTAGTGAATCCCATCCATCATGTGTGAGAGATGTTGAAAACTTCTCTGGAATATGTCGTAGCTGTGTTATTCAGAAGTACCTCTTGGGTGAAATGAAAGGGTGCTCCTAATTTTAAGGGGAAAGGTCATAGGATTCCCCCAAAGTGAGGAAGACTTTAGAGCTGCAGGCCATTTGGGTAGGCTGCCTTCGCAATCCCATTTCCTCTGGTAAGGATGCCCCAGGATACAAAAGAATGTTTtctcaaaatgttttattttccttcAGATGAAGGAAGTGTTTACAAAATAAAAGGTGTAAGGGAAGAGATACAGAATGCCCAGGAAATCAGAGATGATGAAAACACGCAGGTGGAATTGCCTCTTGACCAGGTATGAGGgggttgttacgaaaaaggagcaatgcagaagcgagctccaggtggctgggatgcaaaacaggatgttgacgtaatgggactgtaccgtgggaacaagggacagtctattctgtgcactgagcgccggatgttagctcagagtgtcacatgaccctgtactggaagtacatgggtggagttattctctctctgcagttgtgatgagagggtacagacatgttttctctgtactgctggaaagacaggaataaaggcatgtaaatatatttctgtctgtctctttgccctccctgggaatggagggggggggaggagtggtgtgttcttcttcacgttgggaagaatcgccgagtaagacctcgccttgatcttgccgggagtcgcagacagggaggtcaacaaggattcaagccgggcacctgaagggtggccaat contains:
- the DCDC2B gene encoding doublecortin domain-containing protein 2B isoform X1, which translates into the protein MSSGTVAVAPVAKNVMVYRNGDPFFHGRKFVVSHRRFLTFEAFLNEVTSTIHAPMAIRSIYTPRHGHRVSDLGELQNGCQYVAGGFERFKRLDYLNPGMKQLNGNQKKDRVQSYPVIPQKMPVSTQWRKQANLPCIIHVFRNGDLLSPPFRLILNKSTLQEWSAVLSILSIKANLRTGAVRRLCKLNGDAVSTGEDLVSGNYYVAVGLEKYKDLPYFELLVPPKITHQPIRDHSNSRRMSHNRGLAKLHLAPLEGSSDSALLEPPQQLNLRRVQSTGIVQKESSQNLSAVTRKGRKHMRKEADSIFHAKPGQVGRIRRNSNQNSDQDEGSVYKIKGVREEIQNAQEIRDDENTQVELPLDQKAAETVEEEVVPKSEALQRRKVENTDKLQKAHTIQCSAGDSQEEVTRKPPFHPA
- the DCDC2B gene encoding doublecortin domain-containing protein 2B isoform X2, with product MSSGTVAVAPVAKNVMVYRNGDPFFHGRKFVVSHRRFLTFEAFLNEVTSTIHAPMAIRSIYTPRHGHRVSDLGELQNGCQYVAGGFERFKRLDYLNPGMKQLNGNQKKDRVQSYPVIPQKMPVSTQWRKQANLPCIIHVFRNGDLLSPPFRLILNKSTLQEWSAVLSILSIKANLRTGAVRRLCKLNGDAVSTGEDLVSGNYYVAVGLEKYKDLPYFELLVPPKITHQPIRDHSNSRRMSHNRGLAKLHLAPLEGSSDSALLEPPQQLNLRRVQSTGIVQKESSQNLSAVTRKGRKHMRKEADSIFHAKPGQVGRIRRNSNQNSDQDEGSVYKIKGVREEIQNAQEIRDDENTQVELPLDQKAAETVEEEVVPKSEALQRRK
- the DCDC2B gene encoding doublecortin domain-containing protein 2B isoform X3, whose product is MCKLSKPWNEAAQWEPEERQSAEHQEHGWRSLVVNNNFGVSGLQSYPVIPQKMPVSTQWRKQANLPCIIHVFRNGDLLSPPFRLILNKSTLQEWSAVLSILSIKANLRTGAVRRLCKLNGDAVSTGEDLVSGNYYVAVGLEKYKDLPYFELLVPPKITHQPIRDHSNSRRMSHNRGLAKLHLAPLEGSSDSALLEPPQQLNLRRVQSTGIVQKESSQNLSAVTRKGRKHMRKEADSIFHAKPGQVGRIRRNSNQNSDQDEGSVYKIKGVREEIQNAQEIRDDENTQVELPLDQKAAETVEEEVVPKSEALQRRKVENTDKLQKAHTIQCSAGDSQEEVTRKPPFHPA